GCTCGGCGGGACGAACCGGCAGAAACGGACCGTGCCCTCCTCTCAGAGGTCGCCGAGCCGGACCTCGTCGTCGGTGACGGACTCGATCCGCTCCTCCTGCAGCGGGTACGTGTCCTCGTCGCTGTCGCCCCAGCCGAGCTTCGACATGATCGTGTCCGACATGCTCGGGTCGGGGTCGACGTGCGCCGTGCCGTGGCGCACCTCGGCGACGCGACCGAACTCGTCCCCGTTCGGACCGACGACTCTCTTCCCCTCGTCCGCGTCCGTGAGCTCGATATCTGTCGCCATAGCGAGCGAACGTAGGGGCTTCGAGCGCCTGAGCCCGGCCCTTGCGACTGCAGGCCGACGGCCGGCGCGCCGTCCCCGCTAGGACTCCACGGCGGCCTCGTGACCGCGCCGGCCTCCGGCTCCCGGGCGAGGGCGGGCAAGTCGAGGCCCTCGCGGGAGTCGAACACGAACCGCTGTTCGAGCGACGAATCCGCCACCACCGGGGCGTATGCGCGCCCGCCGAGAACTGCCGAGGCGGTGCCGACGGTGGTCGGGGACGGCCCCGCGGCGTTCCCGAGCGGTCGGTATAAACGCCTGGAGCGGCTACTCGGGGGTATGTCAGAGCACGAGGACGCGCTGCCGGACTCGGACGAGGAGTGGCGCGAGCGGCTGACCGAGGAGGAGTACAAGATCCTGCGCGAGCGGGGGACCGAACCGAAGTTCAGCGGCGAGTACCTCGACGTCGACGAGGAGGGTGAGTTCACCTGCGCCGGCTGCGGGACGGAGCTGTTCTCGACGGACCAGCAGTTCGACTCCGGACACGGCTGGCCGAGCTTCTTCGACGTGGTCGAGGAGGGCAACGTCGAGACGAAACTGGACACCAGCCACGGGATGCGCCGGACCGAAGTGGTGTGTGCGACCTGCGGCGGCCACCTCGGCCACGTCTTCGACGACGGCCCCGACCCGACCGGCAAGCGCTACTGCATCAACTCGGCCGCGCTCGACTTCGAGGGCGACGAGTAGCGACCCGGGCGGCCGCGGTTGTCGCCCCGGCGGCCCGGATCGCCGTCCCGGGCGGCGGCCGGCCCGGGGACTATCATTTCGATCGAAGCGGGCGGAAGCCTTTTTGAACTGCTGCGCGCTTGGACGGGTGTGAGTTCAGAAC
Above is a genomic segment from Halosimplex halophilum containing:
- a CDS encoding PRC-barrel domain containing protein encodes the protein MATDIELTDADEGKRVVGPNGDEFGRVAEVRHGTAHVDPDPSMSDTIMSKLGWGDSDEDTYPLQEERIESVTDDEVRLGDL
- the msrB gene encoding peptide-methionine (R)-S-oxide reductase MsrB, yielding MSEHEDALPDSDEEWRERLTEEEYKILRERGTEPKFSGEYLDVDEEGEFTCAGCGTELFSTDQQFDSGHGWPSFFDVVEEGNVETKLDTSHGMRRTEVVCATCGGHLGHVFDDGPDPTGKRYCINSAALDFEGDE